One region of Permianibacter fluminis genomic DNA includes:
- the kdpA gene encoding potassium-transporting ATPase subunit KdpA, translated as MTGQGLAQIALYFGVLLLITKPLGVYITAIFDGRVRFLSLLERPLYKLAGVKDGEEMRWQHYALAVLIFNVLGVITVYALQRFQDTLPLNPAGFAAVSADSSFNTALSFVTNTNWQGYAGETTMSYLTQMLALTVQNFLSAATGIVMAIALIRGFARKSANTIGNAWIDLTRCTLYLLLPICVVFALVLVSQGVIQNFSDYLTVETLDGGKQTIAMGPVASQEAIKMLGTNGGGFFNANSAHPFENPTAFSNFLQMLSIFAIPAALCWVFGRMVGDTRQGWAILAAMMITFAGFLIVVTVAEQQGNPVLTALGADQTVSTLQSGGNMEGKEVRYGITNSALFATITTAASCGAVNAMHDSFTPIGGFVPMMLIQLGEVIFGGAGSGLYGMLMFAIIAVFIAGLMIGRTPEYIGKKIEAFDMKMVSVAILITPLLVLVGTAIAVVTDAGIASRANPGAHGFSEILYAFSSAANNNGSAFAGISANVPFYNLMLGITVWFGRFLPIVAVLAVAGNLASKKQVPAGAGTLPTHGPLFITLLIGSVLLVGALTFIPALALGPFVEQLMMLGR; from the coding sequence ATGACTGGTCAAGGCTTGGCCCAGATTGCGCTGTATTTTGGTGTGTTATTGCTGATCACCAAACCGCTTGGCGTTTATATCACCGCCATTTTTGATGGCCGTGTTCGGTTTCTCTCGCTGTTGGAAAGGCCGTTGTACAAACTGGCTGGCGTCAAGGACGGCGAGGAAATGCGCTGGCAGCATTACGCGCTGGCCGTGCTTATTTTCAATGTGCTTGGGGTGATCACGGTTTATGCACTGCAACGGTTTCAGGACACCCTGCCACTGAATCCCGCCGGGTTCGCTGCCGTCTCAGCCGATTCTTCATTCAACACCGCGCTGAGCTTTGTTACCAACACCAACTGGCAAGGCTATGCTGGCGAGACGACGATGAGCTATCTGACCCAGATGCTGGCGCTCACCGTTCAAAACTTTCTCTCGGCAGCAACCGGGATCGTGATGGCCATTGCGCTTATCCGCGGATTTGCCCGCAAGAGCGCCAACACCATTGGCAATGCCTGGATTGACCTGACACGCTGCACTTTGTACTTGCTGTTGCCGATCTGCGTGGTCTTTGCGTTGGTACTGGTCAGCCAGGGCGTCATCCAGAACTTTTCGGATTATCTGACGGTGGAAACGCTGGACGGTGGCAAACAAACCATCGCCATGGGGCCGGTTGCGTCACAAGAAGCGATCAAGATGCTCGGTACCAATGGCGGTGGTTTTTTCAATGCCAATTCCGCGCATCCGTTCGAGAATCCGACGGCATTCAGCAACTTCCTGCAGATGTTGTCGATCTTCGCCATTCCTGCCGCCTTGTGCTGGGTCTTTGGCCGGATGGTGGGCGACACCCGCCAGGGCTGGGCAATTCTGGCCGCGATGATGATCACATTTGCCGGATTCCTGATCGTAGTCACCGTCGCCGAGCAACAGGGCAATCCGGTGTTGACCGCGCTTGGCGCCGATCAAACGGTCAGCACGCTGCAATCGGGCGGCAACATGGAAGGCAAGGAAGTGCGTTACGGCATCACCAACTCGGCCTTGTTTGCCACTATCACGACGGCAGCTTCCTGTGGTGCGGTCAATGCGATGCATGACTCGTTCACGCCGATTGGCGGATTTGTTCCGATGATGCTGATACAGCTTGGCGAAGTGATCTTTGGCGGTGCCGGTTCAGGGCTGTACGGCATGCTGATGTTTGCGATCATTGCGGTATTCATCGCCGGCCTGATGATCGGGCGGACGCCGGAATATATCGGCAAAAAGATCGAAGCTTTCGACATGAAGATGGTATCGGTCGCCATTCTGATCACGCCGCTGCTGGTGCTGGTCGGCACGGCCATTGCGGTCGTCACCGATGCCGGCATTGCCAGCCGCGCCAACCCCGGTGCACATGGTTTCTCGGAAATTCTGTACGCGTTCTCCTCGGCAGCCAACAACAACGGTTCGGCATTTGCCGGCATTTCAGCCAACGTGCCGTTCTATAACCTGATGCTCGGCATTACGGTCTGGTTCGGCCGCTTCCTGCCGATTGTTGCGGTATTGGCAGTCGCCGGCAACCTGGCCAGC
- the kdpF gene encoding K(+)-transporting ATPase subunit F, giving the protein MNILYLIGAGLAAGLFVYLVIALFFPERFT; this is encoded by the coding sequence ATGAACATCCTGTATCTGATTGGAGCGGGTCTGGCCGCAGGTCTGTTTGTTTATCTGGTTATTGCCCTGTTCTTTCCGGAGCGTTTTACATGA
- a CDS encoding CoA transferase subunit B translates to MALNRDQIAMRVAKELRDGYYVNLGIGIPTLVANYVPKGMQVMLQSENGLLGMGPFPTDEEVDADLINAGKQTVTTATGAAFFSSAESFAMIRGGHVDLTVLGAFEVDVNGNIASWMVPGKLVKGMGGAMDLVAGAQNIVVTMTHADKSGASKLLKQCSLPLTGVKCIKKLVTDLAVVEIRDGKFHLLERAPGVSVEEIQAKTEGELVIPAHVPEMTFD, encoded by the coding sequence ATGGCTCTGAATCGTGATCAAATCGCCATGCGCGTTGCCAAAGAGCTGCGCGATGGCTACTACGTCAACCTCGGTATCGGCATTCCGACCCTGGTCGCCAACTACGTGCCGAAAGGCATGCAGGTGATGCTGCAATCGGAAAACGGTCTGCTCGGCATGGGCCCGTTCCCGACGGACGAAGAAGTCGACGCCGACCTAATCAACGCCGGCAAGCAAACCGTTACCACCGCTACCGGCGCGGCGTTTTTCTCCTCCGCTGAAAGTTTCGCGATGATCCGCGGTGGCCACGTCGACCTGACCGTGCTTGGCGCCTTTGAAGTGGACGTCAATGGCAATATCGCGTCGTGGATGGTGCCGGGCAAGTTGGTCAAAGGCATGGGCGGCGCCATGGATCTGGTTGCCGGCGCCCAGAATATTGTCGTGACCATGACCCACGCCGACAAATCCGGCGCCTCGAAATTGCTGAAGCAATGCTCGCTGCCGCTGACCGGTGTCAAATGCATCAAGAAGCTGGTCACCGATTTGGCAGTGGTCGAAATTCGCGATGGCAAGTTCCATCTGCTGGAGCGGGCACCCGGTGTTTCCGTCGAGGAAATCCAGGCCAAGACCGAAGGTGAGTTGGTGATTCCTGCCCATGTCCCGGAAATGACGTTCGACTAA
- a CDS encoding CoA transferase subunit A — MAGFDKVVHSYDEALAGFKDGMTVMVGGFGLCGIPEGLIKKVYELGNKGLTVISNNAGVDGFGLGLWLEKRQIKTMIASYVGENALFEKLLLSGEMEVILTPQGTLAEKCRAGGAGIPAFYTATGYGTKVAEGKPTANFDGRDYVLERSLTSDFSLVKAWKADRFGNLVFRKTAMNFNPMMATAGRVTVAEVEEIVEPGELDPQYIHTPGIYVHRVIKGTHFEKRIEQRTVRKA; from the coding sequence ATGGCTGGCTTCGACAAGGTAGTACATTCCTACGATGAGGCGCTCGCCGGGTTCAAGGACGGCATGACCGTGATGGTCGGCGGTTTTGGTCTGTGCGGGATTCCGGAAGGTCTGATCAAGAAAGTTTATGAGCTCGGCAACAAGGGCCTGACCGTGATCTCGAACAACGCCGGCGTCGACGGTTTTGGTTTGGGTCTGTGGCTGGAAAAACGCCAGATCAAAACCATGATCGCCTCCTACGTTGGCGAGAACGCGCTGTTCGAAAAGCTGCTGCTGTCCGGCGAGATGGAAGTGATCCTGACCCCGCAAGGCACGCTGGCAGAAAAATGCCGCGCTGGTGGTGCGGGTATCCCCGCCTTCTACACCGCCACCGGTTACGGCACCAAAGTCGCCGAGGGCAAACCGACCGCGAATTTCGATGGCCGCGATTACGTGCTCGAGCGCTCGCTGACCTCGGACTTTTCACTGGTCAAAGCCTGGAAAGCCGATCGCTTCGGCAACCTGGTGTTCCGCAAGACCGCGATGAACTTCAACCCGATGATGGCGACTGCCGGTCGTGTCACTGTTGCCGAAGTCGAAGAGATCGTCGAACCGGGCGAACTGGACCCGCAATACATCCACACGCCGGGCATTTATGTGCACCGTGTGATCAAGGGTACCCATTTCGAGAAGCGCATCGAACAGCGCACCGTGCGCAAGGCATAG
- a CDS encoding hydroxymethylglutaryl-CoA lyase: MALPKFVKIVDVGPRDGLQNEKIIVPTEIKVELINRLADTGLSVVEATSFVSPKWVPQMADAAEVMARINRKPGVSYPVLTPNLKGFEAALAAGAQEVAVFGAASESFSQKNINCSIAESLERFEPVMAAAKAANIKVRGYVSCVLGCPYEGDIKPEAVAWVADKLFQMGCYEVSLGDTIGAGTPVKAKRMVEAVAKQVPIDKIAAHFHDTYAQALGNLYAVLEMGIATVDSSTSGLGGCPYAAGASGNVATEDVVYLLNGLGIEHGINLDKLIDAGAFISAALGREPSSKVALATLKKRAKANAS; the protein is encoded by the coding sequence ATGGCATTGCCAAAATTCGTCAAAATCGTTGATGTCGGCCCGCGTGATGGCCTGCAAAACGAAAAGATCATCGTCCCGACCGAGATCAAGGTTGAGTTGATCAACCGCTTGGCTGATACCGGTCTGTCGGTAGTCGAAGCCACCAGTTTTGTGTCGCCGAAGTGGGTGCCGCAGATGGCGGACGCCGCCGAGGTCATGGCGCGTATCAACCGCAAGCCCGGCGTGTCATATCCGGTGCTGACGCCGAACCTGAAAGGTTTTGAAGCGGCGCTGGCTGCCGGCGCGCAAGAGGTGGCGGTGTTCGGTGCGGCCTCGGAAAGCTTCTCGCAGAAAAACATCAACTGCTCGATCGCCGAAAGTCTGGAACGGTTCGAACCGGTGATGGCGGCAGCAAAAGCCGCCAATATCAAAGTGCGTGGCTACGTTTCTTGTGTGCTGGGCTGCCCTTACGAAGGCGACATCAAACCCGAAGCGGTCGCCTGGGTCGCCGACAAACTGTTCCAGATGGGCTGCTACGAAGTGTCGCTCGGCGACACTATTGGCGCCGGCACCCCGGTCAAGGCCAAGCGCATGGTCGAAGCCGTTGCCAAGCAGGTGCCCATCGACAAAATCGCCGCGCATTTCCACGACACTTATGCGCAAGCACTGGGCAACCTTTACGCCGTTTTGGAAATGGGCATCGCCACGGTCGACAGCTCGACTTCCGGTCTGGGCGGCTGCCCGTATGCCGCCGGCGCCAGCGGCAACGTCGCGACCGAGGATGTGGTGTATTTGCTCAATGGTCTCGGCATCGAACATGGCATCAATCTCGACAAGCTGATCGATGCCGGTGCCTTTATCAGCGCTGCGCTGGGCCGTGAGCCGAGTTCGAAAGTGGCGTTGGCGACGTTGAAGAAGCGGGCGAAAGCGAACGCGAGCTGA
- a CDS encoding acetyl/propionyl/methylcrotonyl-CoA carboxylase subunit alpha yields the protein MFEKILIANRGEIACRVIRTAHRLGIRCVAVYSDADANAMHVVMADEAYHIGAAPARESYLLADKIIEVAKKSGAQAVHPGYGFLSENADFAEKCAQAGIEFIGPPASAIRAMGSKAGAKEIMGPAGVPLVKSYHGADQAVATLQKAADEIGYPVLIKATAGGGGKGMRMVFNAGEFAENLSSCQREAKSSFGDERVLVEKYLTKPRHVEIQVFADKLGNAVYLFERDCSVQRRHQKVIEEAPAPQMKPEIRKAMGEAAVRAAKAVGYVGAGTCEFLYDEDGSFYFMEMNTRLQVEHPVTEMITGQDLVEWQLRVANGEPLPKKQDELRINGHAFEARIYAEDPDNDFLPSIGKLVHLRQPEPNANVRIDTGVREGDSVSMYYDPMIAKLIVWDESRERALARLRGALAEYEIVGLTHNIKFLHALGSHPEFIAGNVDTGFIKRHNDVLFPAAPELTAEELAIAALHLIAEQLRHAEQVAVHHADRHSPWNQVSGWRLNEDNHHALVFLESENGPEHKVIAQFRNDGFAVSVNGQTLSASVTALPDHLLAVTIDGKKQQVRVVQQGTQQQTQQGKQLTLIGHGWSRKLWLKSVDANADAAGGVPALTAPMPGTIIAVNVKKGDKVARGQALLVLEAMKMEHTIRAPAEGEIADVLYAQGDLVADGAELVRFARKE from the coding sequence ATGTTCGAGAAAATCCTGATTGCCAACCGCGGCGAAATCGCCTGTCGCGTTATCCGCACCGCCCACCGGCTTGGCATTCGTTGCGTTGCCGTTTACTCCGATGCTGACGCCAATGCCATGCATGTCGTGATGGCGGATGAGGCGTATCACATCGGCGCCGCACCGGCGCGCGAAAGCTACCTGCTCGCCGACAAGATTATCGAAGTCGCCAAGAAGAGTGGCGCCCAAGCCGTGCACCCGGGTTACGGTTTCCTGTCCGAGAATGCCGATTTCGCCGAGAAGTGCGCGCAGGCTGGTATCGAATTCATTGGTCCGCCGGCTTCGGCCATTCGCGCCATGGGCTCGAAAGCAGGTGCCAAGGAAATCATGGGCCCGGCCGGCGTGCCGTTGGTCAAAAGCTATCACGGTGCCGATCAGGCCGTGGCAACGCTGCAGAAAGCGGCCGATGAGATCGGCTATCCGGTCTTGATCAAAGCGACCGCGGGCGGTGGTGGCAAGGGCATGCGGATGGTGTTCAACGCTGGTGAGTTCGCCGAGAACCTCAGCTCCTGCCAACGTGAAGCAAAATCGTCTTTCGGTGACGAGCGCGTGCTGGTTGAGAAATACCTGACCAAGCCGCGTCACGTCGAGATTCAAGTTTTTGCCGACAAGCTCGGCAACGCCGTATACCTGTTTGAGCGCGATTGCTCGGTGCAGCGCCGGCACCAGAAAGTCATCGAAGAAGCACCGGCACCGCAGATGAAGCCGGAGATCCGCAAAGCCATGGGCGAAGCAGCGGTGCGTGCCGCCAAGGCCGTCGGTTATGTCGGCGCTGGCACTTGCGAATTCCTGTATGACGAAGACGGTTCGTTCTATTTCATGGAAATGAATACCCGTCTGCAGGTTGAGCATCCGGTCACCGAGATGATCACCGGCCAGGATCTGGTCGAGTGGCAGCTTCGTGTTGCCAATGGTGAGCCGCTACCGAAAAAGCAGGACGAGCTGCGCATCAATGGCCATGCGTTCGAGGCCCGCATTTACGCCGAAGATCCGGACAACGATTTCCTGCCATCGATCGGCAAGCTCGTGCATTTGCGGCAGCCGGAACCGAATGCCAATGTCCGCATTGATACCGGTGTCCGCGAAGGCGACAGCGTCAGCATGTATTACGATCCAATGATCGCCAAGCTGATCGTCTGGGATGAAAGCCGCGAACGCGCCCTCGCCCGCCTGCGTGGCGCGCTGGCCGAATATGAAATCGTTGGCTTGACTCATAACATCAAATTCCTGCACGCGCTCGGCTCGCATCCGGAGTTTATTGCCGGCAACGTCGATACCGGCTTTATCAAACGTCACAACGATGTGCTGTTCCCGGCCGCACCGGAACTGACGGCGGAAGAGCTGGCGATAGCGGCGCTGCATCTGATCGCCGAACAGCTTCGCCACGCCGAACAGGTTGCGGTGCATCATGCTGACCGGCATTCACCGTGGAATCAGGTGTCGGGCTGGCGCTTGAATGAAGATAACCATCACGCGCTGGTTTTCCTGGAATCAGAAAATGGCCCGGAGCACAAAGTCATTGCCCAGTTCCGCAACGACGGCTTTGCCGTTTCGGTCAATGGGCAAACGCTGAGCGCATCGGTTACGGCCCTGCCCGACCATCTGTTGGCGGTAACGATTGACGGCAAGAAACAGCAGGTCCGTGTGGTTCAACAAGGAACTCAACAACAGACGCAGCAAGGCAAGCAACTGACGCTGATCGGCCACGGCTGGAGCCGCAAGCTCTGGCTGAAGTCAGTCGATGCCAATGCTGACGCCGCTGGTGGCGTGCCGGCACTTACCGCGCCAATGCCGGGCACCATCATTGCCGTCAACGTCAAAAAAGGCGATAAGGTTGCACGTGGCCAAGCACTGCTTGTGCTGGAAGCAATGAAGATGGAACACACCATCCGTGCCCCGGCCGAGGGCGAGATCGCCGATGTGCTGTACGCGCAGGGTGATCTGGTGGCTGATGGTGCCGAGTTGGTGCGCTTCGCGCGCAAGGAATAA
- a CDS encoding enoyl-CoA hydratase/isomerase family protein, whose product METTTILVNKDDRGVGTITLNRAELHNAFDDVLIREMTETLQVFDKDDSVRLVVVRSTGKSFSAGADLNWMKRMASYSWQQNYQDSLGLATLMQTLASMNKPTFAVVQGSAFGGGVGLVACCDIALAAETASFCLSEVKLGLIPSVISPYVVAAIGERAARRYFVTAEKFTADTALRLGLVHDLHAADQLDAEADKLIAALLANGPRAVQEAKRLIERVANKPIDEELVRSTAQKIADMRASAEGREGVTAFLEKRPPNWNVKDSTELDS is encoded by the coding sequence ATGGAAACCACCACCATTCTGGTCAATAAAGATGATCGCGGCGTCGGCACGATCACGCTGAACCGCGCCGAATTGCACAATGCCTTTGATGATGTCCTGATTCGGGAAATGACCGAAACGCTGCAGGTTTTCGACAAGGATGACAGCGTGCGGCTGGTCGTTGTCCGGTCAACCGGCAAAAGTTTTTCAGCCGGTGCGGATCTGAACTGGATGAAGCGCATGGCCAGCTACTCCTGGCAGCAAAATTATCAGGACTCACTGGGGCTCGCGACGCTGATGCAAACGCTTGCCTCGATGAACAAACCGACATTCGCGGTCGTGCAGGGCTCTGCGTTCGGTGGCGGTGTTGGTCTGGTTGCCTGCTGCGACATCGCACTGGCAGCAGAAACCGCCAGTTTTTGCCTGTCAGAAGTAAAGCTGGGCTTGATTCCGTCAGTGATTTCTCCCTATGTGGTTGCTGCTATCGGTGAGCGTGCAGCGCGTCGCTATTTTGTCACCGCCGAGAAATTCACCGCCGATACCGCATTGCGCCTGGGGCTGGTCCATGATCTTCATGCGGCCGATCAGCTCGATGCCGAAGCTGACAAGCTGATTGCCGCGCTGCTGGCCAATGGTCCGCGTGCGGTTCAGGAAGCCAAGCGTTTGATTGAGCGCGTGGCCAACAAGCCGATTGATGAAGAGCTGGTCCGCTCCACCGCGCAAAAAATTGCTGACATGCGGGCATCTGCAGAAGGGCGTGAAGGCGTTACGGCGTTTCTGGAAAAGCGGCCGCCGAACTGGAACGTCAAGGACAGCACTGAGCTGGACAGCTGA
- a CDS encoding carboxyl transferase domain-containing protein, translated as MPVIQSQTNPRSAEFKANAEAMQALVDDLRAKMKIIADGGGAKANEKHTARGKLLPRDRVRQLLDIGSPFLELSQFAAWDMYGTSIPAAGIICGIGRVAGRECMIVCNDATVKGGTYFPLTVKKHLRAQEVARENRLPCIYLVDSGGANLPQQDEVFPDKEHFGRIFFNQATMSADGIPQIAVVMGSCTAGGAYVPAMADESIIVRNQGTIFLGGPPLVKAATGEVVSAEELGGADTHCRTSGVTDHYAQNDQHALQLARQIVSNLNTVKQIPLAVKEPRAPLYTPDEIYGVIPTDTKKPFDIREVIARIVDGSELDEFKPLYGTTLVCGFAHIFGYPVGIVANNGILFSESALKGAHFIELCAQRGIPLVFLQNITGFMVGKKYEQSGIAKNGAKMVTAVACAKVPKFTVIIGGSFGAGNYGMCGRAYSPRFMWMWPNARISVMGGEQAANVLAQVKLDNFEKEGKTWPAEEQEAFKAPIREQYETQGHPYYASARLWDDGIIDPADTRMVLGLGLSAALNAPIEPTKFGVFRM; from the coding sequence ATGCCAGTCATTCAATCCCAAACGAACCCGCGCAGTGCGGAATTCAAGGCCAATGCCGAAGCCATGCAGGCGTTGGTTGACGATCTGCGCGCGAAAATGAAAATCATCGCTGACGGCGGTGGTGCCAAGGCCAATGAGAAGCACACCGCTCGCGGCAAACTGTTGCCGCGTGATCGGGTGCGTCAGTTGCTCGATATCGGCTCGCCGTTTCTGGAACTGTCGCAGTTCGCTGCTTGGGATATGTACGGCACATCGATCCCGGCCGCCGGCATCATCTGCGGTATCGGCCGTGTTGCTGGTCGCGAGTGCATGATTGTCTGCAACGATGCCACCGTCAAAGGAGGCACCTATTTCCCGCTGACCGTGAAGAAACATTTGCGTGCGCAGGAAGTGGCCCGCGAAAACCGCCTGCCCTGCATTTATCTGGTCGATTCGGGCGGCGCTAACCTGCCGCAACAGGATGAAGTGTTCCCGGACAAGGAACATTTCGGTCGCATTTTCTTCAACCAAGCCACGATGTCAGCTGATGGCATTCCGCAAATCGCGGTCGTGATGGGCTCATGCACGGCCGGTGGTGCCTATGTACCGGCAATGGCCGATGAATCGATCATCGTGCGCAACCAAGGCACCATCTTCCTCGGCGGCCCGCCGCTGGTTAAGGCTGCGACTGGCGAAGTGGTCAGCGCCGAAGAACTCGGCGGCGCCGACACTCATTGCCGCACGTCTGGCGTCACCGACCATTACGCGCAGAATGACCAACATGCTTTGCAGCTGGCGCGCCAGATCGTCTCCAATCTGAACACCGTCAAGCAAATCCCGCTGGCCGTCAAAGAGCCACGGGCACCGCTGTATACGCCGGACGAAATCTACGGCGTTATCCCGACCGACACCAAGAAGCCGTTCGATATTCGCGAAGTGATTGCCCGTATCGTTGACGGCTCCGAACTCGATGAATTCAAGCCTTTGTACGGAACCACGCTGGTCTGCGGCTTCGCTCACATTTTCGGTTACCCGGTCGGCATCGTCGCCAACAACGGCATCTTGTTTTCGGAGTCGGCACTGAAAGGCGCACACTTTATTGAACTGTGCGCGCAGCGCGGCATTCCGCTGGTGTTCCTGCAGAACATCACCGGTTTCATGGTCGGCAAAAAATACGAGCAAAGCGGTATCGCCAAAAATGGCGCCAAGATGGTGACCGCGGTTGCCTGCGCCAAGGTGCCGAAGTTCACTGTGATCATTGGCGGCTCATTCGGCGCTGGCAATTACGGCATGTGCGGCCGCGCTTACAGCCCGCGCTTCATGTGGATGTGGCCAAATGCCCGCATCTCGGTGATGGGTGGCGAGCAAGCGGCCAACGTGCTGGCGCAGGTCAAACTCGACAACTTCGAGAAAGAAGGCAAAACCTGGCCGGCAGAGGAACAGGAAGCGTTCAAGGCGCCGATCCGCGAACAATATGAAACCCAGGGGCACCCCTACTATGCCAGCGCGCGTTTGTGGGATGACGGCATCATCGACCCTGCGGACACGCGGATGGTGCTTGGTTTGGGCTTGTCAGCGGCGTTGAACGCGCCGATTGAGCCAACCAAGTTCGGCGTGTTCCGCATGTAA
- a CDS encoding acyl-CoA dehydrogenase, whose amino-acid sequence MLLTEEQRMIRDMARGFVQERIVPFAAQWDRDAQFPYDAIKGLGELGFLGMTVPEQWGGSNIGYVAAALVLEEISAGDAATGTIVSVTNSVGCMPILNFGNDAQKEKFLKPMARGEYLGAFCLTEPHAGSDASDLKTRAVRDGDFYVLNGSKQFITSGKNAGVAIVFAVTDPTAGKKGISAFIVPTNTPGYQVARVEEKLGQHASDTCQIVFENCRIPAANLLGKEGEGYKIALSNLEGGRIGIAAQSVGIARAALEAGIKYAQERKAFGKELMQHQAVAFSLADVATEIEAARLLYIQAAMLREAGQPCLKEASMAKLFASQAAERACSAAIQVHGGYGYLSDFPVEKYYRDARVCQIYEGTSEVQKLVIARALVN is encoded by the coding sequence ATGTTGCTGACCGAAGAACAACGCATGATCCGCGACATGGCGCGCGGCTTTGTCCAGGAACGCATCGTTCCGTTTGCCGCCCAATGGGATCGCGACGCACAATTCCCGTACGATGCCATCAAGGGCCTCGGTGAGCTCGGTTTTCTCGGCATGACGGTGCCGGAGCAATGGGGCGGCTCGAATATCGGTTACGTCGCCGCCGCGCTGGTGCTGGAAGAAATTTCGGCTGGCGATGCCGCCACCGGCACCATTGTCAGCGTCACCAACTCGGTCGGCTGCATGCCGATTCTGAATTTCGGCAACGACGCGCAGAAAGAAAAATTCCTGAAGCCGATGGCGCGCGGTGAATATCTCGGTGCGTTCTGCCTGACCGAACCGCATGCTGGTTCCGATGCTTCGGATCTGAAAACCCGCGCCGTGCGTGATGGCGATTTCTATGTGCTGAACGGCAGCAAGCAGTTCATCACCTCCGGCAAGAATGCCGGTGTCGCAATAGTCTTTGCGGTGACCGATCCGACTGCTGGCAAGAAAGGTATCAGCGCCTTCATCGTCCCGACCAATACGCCCGGCTATCAAGTGGCGCGGGTCGAAGAAAAGCTCGGCCAGCACGCCTCCGATACCTGCCAGATCGTGTTCGAGAACTGCCGCATTCCGGCCGCCAACCTGCTCGGCAAGGAAGGCGAAGGTTACAAGATCGCGCTGTCGAACCTCGAAGGCGGTCGTATCGGTATCGCCGCACAGTCGGTCGGCATTGCCCGTGCCGCACTGGAGGCTGGTATCAAATATGCTCAGGAACGTAAGGCGTTCGGCAAGGAACTGATGCAGCATCAGGCCGTCGCCTTCTCGCTCGCCGACGTCGCCACCGAGATCGAAGCCGCCCGCTTGCTCTATATTCAGGCAGCCATGCTGCGCGAAGCCGGCCAGCCCTGCCTCAAGGAAGCATCAATGGCCAAGCTGTTCGCCAGCCAAGCCGCTGAACGCGCCTGCTCGGCGGCGATTCAGGTACACGGCGGCTACGGCTATTTGTCCGACTTCCCGGTCGAGAAGTATTATCGCGATGCCCGCGTCTGCCAGATCTACGAAGGCACCAGCGAAGTGCAGAAGCTGGTGATTGCCCGGGCATTGGTCAATTGA
- a CDS encoding acetyl-CoA C-acyltransferase, protein MSHDPVVIVSVARTAMGGFQGALSSLTAPELGAVSIKAAVERAGLKADDVQEVLMGCVLHAGLGQAPARQAALGAGLPQSVPCTTISKVCGSGMKALMLAHDLIAVGTNDVMVAGGMESMTNAPYLLPKARGGMRLGHGQVLDHMFFDGLEDAYEKGRLMGTFAEETAKAYGFTRQQQDEYAITSTVRAQKAIADGAFEWEIAPVAIASKAGEVLVKIDEQPGNAKIDKIPTLKPAFAKDGTVTAANSSSISDGSAALVLMRQSEAQKRGLKPLAKIVGHSGHARQPAQFTTAPVGAMQALFAKTGWSDKDVDLYEINEAFAVVAMAAMKDLGLSHDKVNVNGGACALGHPIGASGARLVVTLIGALRRQNKKRGVASLCIGGGEATAMAIELI, encoded by the coding sequence ATGTCGCACGATCCGGTTGTCATTGTTTCCGTAGCCCGCACTGCGATGGGCGGTTTTCAGGGCGCACTGAGCAGCCTCACCGCACCGGAACTCGGTGCGGTGTCGATCAAGGCCGCGGTCGAGCGCGCCGGCCTTAAAGCCGATGATGTGCAGGAAGTGCTCATGGGCTGCGTGCTGCACGCAGGCCTCGGCCAGGCCCCAGCCCGTCAAGCGGCGCTCGGTGCCGGCCTGCCGCAATCGGTGCCCTGCACTACCATTTCGAAAGTCTGCGGTTCGGGCATGAAAGCGCTGATGCTCGCGCATGACTTAATCGCCGTTGGCACAAATGACGTGATGGTTGCCGGTGGTATGGAAAGCATGACCAACGCGCCGTATCTGCTGCCAAAAGCACGCGGCGGCATGCGTCTCGGTCATGGCCAAGTGCTCGACCATATGTTCTTCGACGGCTTGGAAGATGCCTATGAAAAAGGCCGCCTGATGGGCACCTTCGCCGAAGAAACCGCCAAGGCTTACGGTTTCACTCGCCAGCAGCAAGATGAATACGCCATCACCTCGACCGTGCGTGCGCAGAAAGCGATCGCCGACGGCGCATTCGAATGGGAAATCGCGCCGGTTGCTATCGCCAGCAAAGCCGGTGAAGTGCTGGTCAAAATCGACGAGCAGCCGGGCAACGCCAAGATCGACAAGATCCCGACCCTGAAGCCGGCCTTCGCCAAAGACGGTACCGTCACCGCTGCCAACTCGTCGTCGATTTCCGATGGCTCGGCCGCGCTGGTGTTGATGCGTCAGAGCGAAGCGCAAAAGCGCGGCTTGAAACCGCTGGCAAAAATAGTTGGCCACTCGGGGCACGCTCGTCAGCCAGCCCAGTTCACTACCGCCCCGGTTGGCGCGATGCAGGCGCTGTTCGCCAAGACCGGTTGGAGCGACAAAGACGTTGATTTGTACGAAATCAACGAAGCCTTTGCCGTGGTCGCCATGGCCGCAATGAAAGATCTGGGCCTGTCGCATGACAAGGTCAACGTCAACGGCGGCGCTTGCGCGCTGGGCCATCCGATCGGTGCCTCGGGCGCCCGCCTCGTCGTCACGCTGATCGGCGCGCTGCGTCGGCAGAACAAAAAGCGCGGTGTTGCCAGCCTGTGCATCGGTGGCGGCGAAGCCACCGCGATGGCGATCGAGCTTATCTAA